In a genomic window of Sutcliffiella sp. FSL R7-0096:
- a CDS encoding AEC family transporter gives MIFFEVILPVFMIFAIGFIGQKTIGFDVKALSKMAMYLLSPILVFRTFYVNEFSSDHLYIIIYCCLLCFSLIIFTYFVAWARKYSKSETCGLILSSSFMNNGNYGTPVALLLFGAAGFEYAIVLMVIQSLLMATVGVYYAAKGSPDNDGIRSALMSVVKMPIMYGAIIGLLFQGLSVPVSKQIMQAVHLVADATIPVIMVILGMQLAKISIRTTAKEKLLYALSIKLIVSPFIAFLFTLVLPVDPMIKQLMIIMAAMPAAANTTMYALEFNTEPEFVSSATLISTLLTLITLPLMFWLVL, from the coding sequence TTGATATTTTTTGAGGTAATATTACCGGTTTTCATGATATTTGCAATTGGATTCATCGGACAGAAGACTATTGGGTTTGATGTAAAAGCACTGTCGAAAATGGCAATGTATCTTTTGTCACCTATTCTTGTATTTAGGACTTTCTATGTGAACGAATTTTCCAGTGACCACCTTTATATCATCATATATTGCTGTTTGCTTTGTTTTTCATTAATCATTTTTACATATTTTGTTGCTTGGGCGAGGAAGTATTCAAAATCGGAAACATGCGGGCTCATTTTATCCTCCAGTTTCATGAACAATGGAAATTACGGGACACCTGTTGCCCTATTGCTCTTTGGTGCAGCAGGATTTGAGTACGCAATCGTGCTTATGGTCATTCAGTCCCTGCTCATGGCAACGGTTGGAGTATATTATGCGGCAAAAGGAAGTCCGGACAACGATGGCATCCGTTCGGCTCTTATGTCGGTGGTGAAAATGCCAATCATGTATGGAGCAATTATAGGACTCCTTTTCCAAGGATTATCAGTCCCTGTTTCAAAACAGATCATGCAGGCGGTCCACTTGGTGGCGGACGCAACCATACCTGTTATCATGGTCATTCTTGGCATGCAGCTTGCGAAAATATCTATCCGTACGACAGCGAAGGAGAAATTGCTCTACGCTCTTTCTATAAAACTGATAGTGTCGCCATTCATAGCATTTCTATTTACGCTGGTGCTCCCGGTGGATCCGATGATCAAACAGTTGATGATCATCATGGCAGCGATGCCGGCCGCGGCGAATACGACTATGTATGCACTAGAGTTCAATACAGAGCCTGAATTTGTTTCAAGTGCGACCTTAATCAGTACGTTACTGACCCTCATCACGTTGCCATTGATGTTTTGGTTGGTGCTATAA
- the glpK gene encoding glycerol kinase GlpK: protein METYILSLDQGTTSSRAILFNKKGEPVYSAQKEFKQYFPKSGWVEHNANEIWSSILAVIASCLSESEVKPEQVEGIGITNQRETTVVWDKHTGQPIHNAIVWQSRQTAAICEELKAAGHEEKIREKTGLLVDAYFSGTKAKWLLDHVEGARDKAEQGDLLFGTIDTWLIWKLSGGKAHVTDYSNASRTLLFNIHELKWDEELMEILGVPASMLPEVKASSEVYAKTVDFHFFGKEVPIAGAAGDQQAALFGQACYEKGMAKNTYGTGCFMLMNTGDKAIQSENGLLTTIAWGMDGKVNYALEGSIFVAGSAIQWLRDGLRMFKDASQSEEYATRVESSEGVYVVPAFVGLGTPYWDSDVRGAMFGLTRGTSKEHLIRATLESLAYQTKDVLTAMEQDSGISLKALRVDGGAVKNNFLMQFQSDMLRVGVERPVVNETTALGAAYLAGLAVGFWNDQEEIASQWQKDKTFNPEMTEENQEKLYEGWKKAVHATMAFK, encoded by the coding sequence ATGGAAACGTATATTTTATCATTGGACCAGGGTACCACAAGCTCCAGGGCTATTCTTTTCAATAAAAAAGGGGAGCCGGTCTATTCCGCACAAAAGGAATTCAAACAGTATTTTCCAAAGTCAGGCTGGGTGGAGCATAACGCAAACGAGATTTGGAGCTCCATTCTAGCAGTCATCGCATCTTGTCTTTCAGAGTCTGAGGTCAAACCGGAACAGGTGGAAGGGATAGGTATCACTAATCAACGGGAAACAACAGTTGTATGGGATAAGCATACAGGTCAGCCGATACATAATGCCATCGTGTGGCAATCAAGGCAGACGGCAGCCATATGCGAGGAATTGAAAGCTGCAGGGCATGAAGAGAAAATCCGAGAGAAAACGGGACTTCTTGTGGATGCATACTTTTCAGGAACCAAGGCGAAGTGGCTCCTTGATCATGTGGAAGGGGCAAGGGATAAAGCGGAACAAGGTGACTTGCTTTTTGGCACCATTGATACTTGGTTGATCTGGAAGCTTTCAGGCGGAAAAGCACATGTAACAGATTATTCTAATGCGTCCAGAACGCTTCTTTTTAATATCCATGAATTAAAATGGGACGAAGAATTAATGGAAATATTAGGTGTGCCTGCAAGTATGCTTCCGGAAGTGAAGGCATCCTCGGAAGTTTATGCTAAGACGGTCGACTTTCACTTTTTTGGTAAGGAGGTTCCTATTGCTGGTGCTGCAGGTGACCAACAGGCTGCCTTGTTCGGTCAAGCTTGCTATGAAAAAGGAATGGCGAAGAACACGTATGGCACCGGATGCTTCATGCTTATGAACACTGGCGATAAAGCGATACAGTCAGAGAATGGCTTGTTGACTACCATCGCTTGGGGAATGGATGGAAAAGTGAACTATGCTTTGGAGGGAAGTATTTTTGTTGCAGGCTCTGCGATTCAGTGGCTTCGGGACGGACTTCGTATGTTCAAGGATGCGAGTCAAAGTGAAGAATATGCAACACGGGTCGAATCATCCGAAGGGGTCTATGTAGTACCAGCTTTCGTTGGACTTGGCACTCCATATTGGGATAGTGATGTTCGCGGTGCTATGTTCGGACTTACGCGTGGAACTTCCAAGGAACATTTGATCAGAGCTACCCTGGAGTCGTTGGCATATCAGACAAAAGATGTACTAACGGCAATGGAACAGGATTCCGGCATCTCCTTGAAAGCCTTGAGGGTTGATGGTGGTGCGGTAAAGAATAACTTCCTCATGCAGTTCCAGAGTGATATGTTGCGAGTGGGAGTGGAGCGTCCGGTCGTGAATGAAACGACGGCACTTGGAGCGGCATATTTGGCTGGCCTTGCAGTTGGTTTCTGGAATGATCAAGAGGAGATTGCCTCCCAATGGCAAAAGGATAAAACCTTTAATCCTGAAATGACGGAAGAGAATCAAGAAAAGCTCTATGAAGGATGGAAAAAAGCGGTTCATGCAACTATGGCTTTTAAGTAA
- a CDS encoding glycerol-3-phosphate responsive antiterminator, with protein sequence MTFQNQTILPAVKNGKTLELFLQSSYEYGVILDSQLSQIPSFIKATKREKKKLFIHVDLIQGIKNDEHAAEFLCQILKPAGLVSTRVTVITKAKQRGIYAIQRLFLLDSNAVEKSYQVIEKVQPDFIEVLPGVVPHMIQEVKEKTGIPVFAGGLIRTIEDVDRAIAAGATAVTTSKQELWEHYSK encoded by the coding sequence ATGACTTTTCAAAACCAGACCATCCTACCTGCAGTGAAAAATGGCAAAACACTGGAACTATTTTTACAAAGCAGCTACGAGTATGGTGTTATATTAGACAGTCAGCTTTCACAGATTCCCAGTTTCATCAAGGCCACAAAAAGGGAAAAGAAGAAGCTGTTCATTCATGTCGACTTGATACAGGGAATCAAGAACGATGAGCATGCAGCGGAGTTTCTCTGTCAGATACTGAAACCTGCAGGACTGGTATCCACGAGAGTCACAGTGATTACAAAGGCAAAACAGCGTGGGATCTATGCCATTCAGCGATTGTTTTTGCTGGATTCAAATGCAGTGGAAAAGAGTTATCAGGTAATAGAGAAGGTGCAACCAGATTTTATTGAAGTTCTTCCAGGTGTGGTTCCCCATATGATCCAGGAAGTGAAGGAGAAAACGGGAATACCGGTTTTTGCTGGCGGACTGATCCGCACGATAGAAGATGTGGATCGTGCGATAGCAGCAGGAGCCACGGCGGTCACGACATCCAAGCAGGAACTTTGGGAGCATTACTCGAAATGA
- a CDS encoding DUF4395 domain-containing protein encodes MKNSTLPKPLVTFNQWFILTSVILSLASGLYFLMALPLVSGLMGLLFKWNPALTVARKFLTKPAESYLQEDVAQLQFNQTIAVTCLALALVGFYSGFTIVGYIFAIMVGVASGVALMGFCVGCFIRFQWQQYRYRRTN; translated from the coding sequence ATGAAAAATAGTACTTTACCAAAACCATTGGTCACCTTTAATCAATGGTTCATATTGACGTCCGTTATCCTTTCCCTAGCAAGCGGTTTATACTTTCTGATGGCATTGCCATTAGTTTCAGGGTTGATGGGACTGCTGTTCAAGTGGAACCCTGCTCTTACCGTTGCAAGAAAGTTCCTCACTAAGCCTGCGGAATCTTATCTTCAGGAAGATGTAGCCCAACTTCAATTCAACCAAACGATTGCCGTAACCTGCTTGGCATTAGCACTTGTCGGATTTTATTCAGGTTTTACAATTGTAGGTTATATATTTGCCATTATGGTAGGAGTTGCCTCTGGAGTTGCCTTGATGGGCTTTTGCGTAGGTTGTTTTATCAGGTTTCAGTGGCAGCAGTATAGGTACCGTCGCACTAATTAG
- a CDS encoding glycerol-3-phosphate dehydrogenase/oxidase, whose product MKKLTFAGFNRGLLLEKMAEETYDVLVIGGGITGSGIALDAATRGMKAAVVEMQDFAGGTSSRSTKLVHGGLRYLKQLEVKMVAEVGKERAVVYENGPHVTTPEWMLLPIYQGGTFGKYSTSLGLKVYDFQANVKKTERRKMLDAKEAQEREPLLNSKGLKGGGVYVEYRTDDARLTIEVMKEAIKQGAEAVNYAKVEKLLYENGKVAGALVVDQLSKKSYKVRARKIVNAAGPWVDTLREMDRSKKGKHLQLTKGIHLVFDQKKFPLKQAIYFDTEDKRMIFAIPRAGKTYVGTTDTVYTDDMVHPRMTKEDKDYVLSAIKFMFPSVRLEESDIESSWIGLRPLIHEEGKSASEISRKDEIWVSDSGLITIAGGKLTGYRKMAEMVVNLLNKQLSKEVGKKYGASKTKAMPISGGDVGGSHNFTRYVEKKSEEGIAYGFTLEEAKRLVSMYGSNIDKLYKIAEAERGKAAQIGLPLDVYVQLIYAIREEMAATPLDFFIRRTGTMFFDIDWVKKWKQKVLDCMERELVWSRPQTETYNKELDRHLRDAVMAVDEEEPDPSAIKIG is encoded by the coding sequence ATGAAGAAACTTACATTCGCAGGCTTTAACCGAGGACTCTTATTGGAGAAGATGGCAGAGGAAACATACGATGTCCTAGTAATAGGCGGAGGTATAACCGGAAGTGGGATTGCACTCGATGCCGCCACTCGCGGAATGAAAGCTGCTGTAGTGGAGATGCAGGACTTTGCTGGTGGAACATCAAGTAGGTCGACAAAACTTGTTCACGGAGGCTTACGTTATTTGAAACAGCTCGAAGTTAAAATGGTTGCGGAAGTCGGCAAAGAGAGAGCGGTCGTTTATGAGAATGGTCCGCATGTCACCACTCCGGAGTGGATGCTTTTGCCGATCTATCAAGGCGGGACATTCGGGAAGTACTCCACCTCCCTTGGGTTGAAAGTGTATGATTTCCAAGCCAATGTAAAAAAGACAGAGCGCAGAAAGATGCTAGATGCAAAGGAAGCGCAGGAACGTGAACCACTACTGAACAGCAAAGGTTTAAAAGGTGGGGGTGTCTATGTTGAATATCGCACAGATGATGCAAGGCTTACCATAGAAGTCATGAAAGAAGCCATCAAGCAGGGAGCCGAGGCAGTAAACTATGCAAAAGTGGAAAAGCTTCTTTATGAGAACGGAAAAGTGGCTGGGGCATTAGTAGTGGACCAGCTCAGTAAAAAAAGCTATAAGGTTCGCGCCAGAAAGATAGTTAATGCTGCAGGGCCATGGGTTGACACGCTTCGTGAGATGGACCGCTCGAAAAAAGGGAAGCACCTTCAACTGACAAAGGGAATTCATTTGGTTTTTGATCAGAAAAAGTTCCCACTCAAGCAGGCTATTTATTTCGACACAGAAGATAAGCGGATGATTTTTGCCATCCCAAGAGCGGGAAAAACATATGTGGGCACGACAGATACGGTCTATACAGATGATATGGTTCATCCAAGGATGACGAAGGAAGATAAGGATTACGTTCTTTCGGCAATAAAATTCATGTTTCCTTCCGTACGCCTGGAAGAATCGGATATTGAATCCAGTTGGATAGGTTTACGACCACTTATCCATGAAGAAGGAAAGTCCGCATCTGAGATCTCAAGGAAGGATGAGATTTGGGTATCAGATTCAGGACTGATTACGATAGCGGGAGGAAAATTGACAGGATATCGAAAAATGGCAGAGATGGTGGTAAATCTACTGAACAAACAGTTAAGCAAGGAAGTTGGAAAGAAATATGGAGCTTCCAAAACAAAGGCAATGCCAATATCTGGAGGAGATGTAGGTGGTTCCCACAATTTCACTCGCTATGTGGAAAAAAAGAGTGAAGAGGGGATAGCTTACGGTTTTACGTTGGAAGAAGCCAAAAGACTTGTCTCCATGTATGGGTCCAATATTGATAAGTTATATAAAATTGCGGAAGCTGAGCGAGGGAAGGCAGCTCAGATAGGGCTACCACTCGATGTATATGTCCAATTGATTTATGCTATCCGCGAAGAGATGGCTGCAACCCCACTTGATTTTTTCATCCGGAGAACAGGCACCATGTTTTTCGATATCGATTGGGTGAAAAAATGGAAACAAAAAGTATTGGATTGCATGGAAAGGGAGCTTGTCTGGAGCAGACCACAGACAGAAACATACAATAAAGAGCTGGACCGTCATCTGCGCGATGCAGTGATGGCAGTGGATGAAGAGGAACCAGATCCTTCAGCAATTAAAATTGGATAA